A part of Amycolatopsis lurida genomic DNA contains:
- a CDS encoding L,D-transpeptidase, with amino-acid sequence MRVWGATGRSRVAVVALVAGFTLAACSSTPSGESPSPGGAPGGSQQSAAPAPEPKPAVMTLTPAQGAANVAPGEPVTVAVVDGKVGEVKLTGADGKVVAGKPKEDGTGWESAEPLGYGKTYTVTAAATGTDGKPVTSTSTFSTAKPGRQIGVSINLVEGETVGVGLPLIFTFTGNVPDKAATEKMLKIVTEPQAEGAFHWFGEKTVMWRPKEYFKPGTKISVNAAIYGKNLGNNTFGREDKPAKVLVGDKLVATADGGTHQMKVVVNDQEVKQMPISMGKPSSSTPAGTYTVMSEHTGYTMDSSTYGVPTDSKAGYRTFVKYAVRMSNSGIFYHSAPWSVGSQGKRNVSHGCINLSTENAKWLMDTSKKGDIITVTNSGPQVLEPTDGWSVWQMSWDDWKTGGDRN; translated from the coding sequence ATGAGGGTCTGGGGAGCGACGGGGCGGTCGCGGGTGGCTGTGGTGGCATTGGTGGCCGGGTTCACACTGGCCGCGTGCAGCAGTACACCGTCGGGTGAATCGCCGTCGCCGGGTGGTGCTCCTGGGGGTTCGCAGCAGAGTGCGGCGCCCGCGCCGGAGCCGAAGCCGGCCGTGATGACGCTGACCCCGGCGCAGGGGGCGGCGAACGTGGCGCCCGGCGAGCCGGTCACGGTGGCCGTGGTCGACGGCAAGGTGGGCGAGGTCAAGCTGACCGGTGCCGACGGCAAGGTCGTCGCGGGCAAGCCGAAGGAAGACGGTACGGGCTGGGAGTCGGCGGAGCCGCTCGGCTACGGCAAGACCTACACCGTCACCGCGGCCGCGACCGGCACCGACGGTAAGCCGGTCACCTCGACCTCGACGTTCTCCACGGCCAAGCCCGGCCGTCAGATCGGCGTCTCGATCAACCTGGTCGAAGGGGAGACGGTCGGCGTCGGCCTGCCGTTGATCTTCACCTTCACCGGCAACGTGCCGGACAAGGCGGCGACCGAGAAGATGCTGAAGATCGTCACCGAGCCGCAGGCCGAGGGCGCGTTCCACTGGTTCGGCGAGAAGACCGTGATGTGGCGGCCCAAGGAGTACTTCAAGCCGGGTACGAAGATCTCGGTCAACGCGGCGATCTACGGCAAGAACCTCGGCAACAACACCTTCGGCCGCGAGGACAAGCCCGCCAAGGTCCTCGTCGGCGACAAGCTGGTCGCGACCGCGGACGGCGGCACGCACCAGATGAAGGTCGTGGTGAACGACCAAGAGGTGAAGCAGATGCCGATCTCGATGGGCAAGCCGTCGAGCAGCACCCCGGCCGGGACCTACACGGTGATGAGCGAGCACACCGGGTACACGATGGACTCCAGCACGTACGGCGTCCCGACGGACAGCAAGGCCGGCTACCGGACGTTCGTGAAGTACGCGGTGCGCATGTCGAACAGCGGCATCTTCTACCACTCGGCGCCGTGGTCGGTCGGTTCGCAGGGCAAGCGGAACGTGAGCCACGGCTGCATCAACCTGTCGACCGAGAACGCGAAGTGGCTGATGGACACTTCGAAGAAGGGCGACATCATCACGGTGACCAACTCGGGCCCGCAGGTGCTGGAGCCCACCGACGGCTGGTCGGTGTGGCAGATGTCGTGGGACGACTGGAAGACCGGCGGCGACCGGAACTGA
- the orn gene encoding oligoribonuclease: MNDRLVWIDCEMTGLDLGKDALIEIAALVTDAELNVLGEGVDIVIHADDEALDGMPEVVREMHAHSGLTEEVRRSTVTMAEAEQRVLDYIRAHVPEANVAPLAGNSIATDRGFITRDMPLLDAHLHYRMVDVSSVKELVRRWYPRIYYAKPEKGLAHRALADIKESIGELDYYRRAAFVPQPGPTTEQAKAAAAEVQERHQR; the protein is encoded by the coding sequence GTGAACGACCGCCTAGTCTGGATCGACTGCGAGATGACGGGGCTCGACCTCGGCAAGGACGCGTTGATCGAAATTGCCGCGCTGGTGACCGACGCCGAGCTCAACGTCCTCGGCGAAGGCGTCGACATCGTCATCCACGCCGACGACGAAGCCCTCGACGGCATGCCGGAGGTCGTCCGCGAAATGCACGCCCACTCCGGCCTCACCGAAGAGGTCCGGCGCTCCACCGTGACCATGGCAGAAGCCGAGCAGCGCGTGCTCGACTACATCCGCGCGCACGTGCCCGAGGCCAACGTCGCCCCGCTCGCCGGCAACTCCATCGCCACCGACCGCGGCTTCATCACCCGCGACATGCCCCTTCTCGACGCGCACCTGCACTACCGCATGGTCGACGTCTCGTCGGTGAAGGAGCTCGTCCGGCGCTGGTACCCGCGGATCTACTACGCCAAGCCCGAGAAGGGCCTCGCGCACCGCGCGCTCGCCGACATCAAGGAATCCATCGGAGAGCTCGACTACTACCGTCGCGCCGCCTTCGTCCCGCAGCCCGGCCCGACCACCGAACAGGCCAAGGCCGCGGCCGCTGAAGTGCAGGAACGCCACCAACGGTAA
- a CDS encoding helicase HerA-like domain-containing protein, which yields MAEQGPAQEIAQGYVSEGAAVELGAVVLDGKTDAGAAVRLPLATLNRHGLVAGATGTGKTKTLQLIAEQLSAAGVPVVLADVKGDLSGLAAQGESNDKIAKRAEELGDAWEPAAFPVQFLSLGTGGKGAPIRATITSFGPILLSKVLGLNETQESTLGLIFHWADQRGLALLDTKDLRSVITHLTSDEGKEDLKGIGGVSAATAGVILRALSNLEAQGGEDFFGEPELDVHDLMREADGKAMVTLLELDNLQSKPALFSTFLMWLLAELFEELPEEGDLDKPKLVFFFDEAHLLFNDASKAFLERIEQTVKLIRSKGVGVFFCTQLPTDIPNNVLSQLGARVQHALRAFTPEDQAALTKTVKTYPKTKHYELDSALTSLGIGEAIVTVLSERGAPTPVAWTRLRAPRSKMGSIGAEAISAATASSDLHAKYAETIDRESAYEKLAAKVAAPPAGEAPPPEAPAPKPEKQEPGMVEQAMKNPAVKSFLRSAASALGREITRGLFGNRRR from the coding sequence GTGGCCGAACAGGGTCCAGCCCAGGAGATCGCGCAGGGGTACGTGAGCGAAGGCGCGGCGGTCGAGCTCGGCGCCGTCGTGCTCGATGGCAAGACCGACGCCGGCGCGGCGGTCCGCTTGCCGCTGGCGACGCTGAACCGGCATGGGCTGGTCGCGGGCGCGACCGGTACCGGCAAGACGAAGACCCTGCAGCTGATCGCCGAGCAACTGTCGGCCGCGGGGGTGCCCGTGGTGCTGGCGGACGTGAAGGGCGACCTGTCCGGGCTCGCCGCGCAGGGCGAGAGCAACGACAAGATCGCCAAACGCGCGGAGGAGCTGGGTGACGCCTGGGAGCCCGCCGCGTTCCCCGTGCAGTTCCTGTCGCTGGGCACGGGCGGCAAGGGGGCGCCGATCCGGGCGACGATCACCAGTTTCGGCCCGATCCTGCTGTCGAAGGTGCTGGGGCTCAACGAAACCCAGGAGTCGACGCTCGGCCTGATCTTCCACTGGGCCGATCAGCGTGGGTTGGCGTTGCTGGACACGAAGGACCTCCGCTCGGTCATCACGCACCTCACGAGTGACGAGGGCAAGGAGGACCTCAAGGGCATCGGCGGCGTCTCGGCCGCGACGGCCGGGGTGATCCTTCGCGCGCTGTCCAATCTGGAGGCTCAGGGCGGCGAGGACTTCTTCGGCGAGCCCGAGCTGGACGTCCACGATCTGATGCGCGAGGCCGACGGCAAGGCGATGGTGACCCTGCTGGAGCTGGACAACCTCCAGTCGAAGCCCGCGCTGTTCTCGACCTTCCTCATGTGGCTCCTGGCCGAGCTGTTCGAGGAGTTGCCCGAAGAGGGCGACCTCGACAAGCCGAAGCTGGTGTTCTTCTTCGACGAGGCGCACCTGCTGTTCAACGACGCCTCGAAGGCGTTCCTGGAACGCATCGAGCAGACCGTCAAGCTGATCCGCTCCAAGGGCGTCGGCGTGTTCTTCTGCACGCAGCTCCCGACGGACATCCCGAACAACGTCCTGAGCCAGCTGGGAGCCCGGGTGCAGCACGCGTTGCGCGCGTTCACGCCCGAGGACCAGGCGGCGCTGACGAAGACGGTGAAGACGTATCCGAAAACGAAGCACTACGAACTGGACTCGGCGCTGACGTCGCTCGGTATCGGCGAAGCGATCGTCACCGTCCTTTCCGAGCGGGGCGCGCCGACGCCGGTGGCGTGGACCCGCCTTCGCGCACCGCGTTCGAAGATGGGCTCCATCGGCGCCGAAGCGATCTCCGCGGCGACGGCGTCTTCGGACCTGCACGCGAAGTACGCCGAGACGATCGACCGTGAGTCCGCCTACGAGAAGCTAGCCGCGAAGGTGGCCGCGCCGCCTGCAGGCGAGGCGCCGCCACCCGAAGCCCCCGCTCCGAAGCCGGAGAAGCAAGAGCCGGGCATGGTCGAGCAGGCGATGAAGAACCCGGCCGTCAAGTCGTTCCTCCGCTCGGCGGCGAGCGCGCTGGGACGGGAGATCACCCGCGGTCTCTTCGGGAACCGCAGGCGGTGA
- a CDS encoding DUF3224 domain-containing protein encodes MTNTATASFTVDGWEPQATEKPEATEFSRVLLTKTFTGDVEGTSAVEMLTAVNETSSAYVAFERLAVSVDGRKGGFVLHHSAGENGHHLIVLPGSGHGELAGITGTAEIVKDDEGNHTFTLTYEL; translated from the coding sequence ATGACCAACACCGCGACAGCGTCGTTCACCGTGGACGGCTGGGAACCACAAGCCACCGAGAAGCCCGAAGCCACCGAGTTCTCGCGGGTGCTGCTGACCAAGACGTTTACCGGTGACGTCGAGGGGACCAGCGCCGTGGAGATGCTGACGGCGGTGAACGAGACGTCGTCGGCGTATGTCGCGTTCGAACGGCTGGCTGTTTCCGTCGACGGGCGCAAGGGCGGCTTCGTCCTGCATCATTCGGCGGGGGAGAACGGGCATCACCTGATCGTCTTGCCGGGCTCCGGTCACGGTGAACTGGCAGGCATCACCGGAACGGCGGAGATCGTCAAGGACGACGAGGGCAACCACACCTTCACCCTCACCTACGAGCTCTGA
- a CDS encoding S1C family serine protease, with amino-acid sequence MTENESRPGPASTGGHQPPHQQYPGYTPWQAAPNPLVTPPPRKKGGRVAVLVSATALAAALVGGVGGAAIAGLGSTSSASGTGSSAVANGLPVGNTTSGDVSGVAAKVTPSVVQVNVATAQGEAVGSGVILTADGRILTNAHVVADAEGDVTVTLSDGKQYKASVVGADTKADIAVLQAKDASGLTPASLGDSSKLAVGQQVVAIGSPGGLQNTVTTGIVSALNRKLDELGSGQERRSPYSRTTNKAGPSYTAIQTDAPINQGNSGGALVDAQGNVIGINSALYNPASTGSIGIGFAIPINDAKKIVEQIVG; translated from the coding sequence ATGACCGAGAACGAGAGTCGGCCCGGCCCCGCCTCCACCGGTGGGCACCAGCCGCCGCACCAGCAGTACCCCGGCTACACCCCTTGGCAGGCCGCGCCGAATCCGCTCGTCACCCCGCCGCCGCGCAAGAAGGGCGGCCGGGTCGCCGTCCTCGTCAGTGCGACGGCGCTCGCCGCCGCACTCGTCGGCGGGGTCGGCGGAGCGGCGATCGCGGGGCTCGGCTCCACATCGTCGGCGTCGGGCACGGGTTCGTCCGCGGTCGCCAACGGGCTACCGGTCGGGAACACCACTTCGGGTGACGTCAGCGGGGTCGCCGCGAAGGTGACGCCGAGTGTCGTCCAGGTGAACGTGGCCACCGCCCAGGGTGAGGCGGTCGGCTCCGGCGTCATCCTGACGGCGGACGGGCGCATCCTCACCAACGCCCACGTGGTCGCCGACGCCGAGGGCGACGTGACCGTCACCCTGTCGGACGGCAAGCAGTACAAGGCCAGTGTGGTCGGCGCCGACACGAAGGCCGACATCGCCGTGCTCCAGGCGAAGGATGCGAGCGGCCTGACGCCGGCTTCGCTCGGCGACTCGAGCAAGCTCGCCGTCGGCCAGCAGGTCGTCGCGATCGGCTCACCCGGCGGACTGCAGAACACCGTGACCACCGGGATCGTGAGCGCGTTGAACCGCAAGCTCGACGAGCTCGGCAGCGGCCAGGAGCGCCGCTCGCCTTACAGCAGGACCACGAACAAAGCCGGCCCGAGCTACACCGCGATCCAGACCGACGCCCCGATCAACCAGGGCAACTCGGGCGGGGCGCTGGTGGACGCGCAGGGGAACGTCATCGGCATCAACTCGGCGCTGTACAACCCGGCCTCGACCGGCAGCATCGGCATCGGTTTCGCGATCCCCATCAACGACGCGAAGAAGATCGTCGAGCAGATCGTCGGCTGA
- a CDS encoding M20 family metallopeptidase, with translation MIRSEHASPIPPDDGYLRSLVDATADAVAAAEPLGSPHDGADAATRNAVSAEIRELEAELVGLSQDLHSHPEEGFAEHRSVRALGDLLERHGHEVTIGAGGLDTALVATTPGSGPHIAVLSEYDALPGLGHGCGHNVICTAGAGGFLGAAAVAGRLGGRVSLIGTPAEEGGGGKETMARAGVFDDVDAVVMLHPFSHDIAMHPFLGRRQLEMVFHGVGAHASAQPFMGRNALDAAVAAYQGVAALRQHLPSSDRVHGVFTDGGARPNVVPERAALLFYLRSAQPDTLRDLAERVSAIARGAAEMTGCGVELKWDAQPAYLPIRFNTTLAGRWSVHQVDAGRKPLPPGIVPEFLTGSTDLGNLSYRMPAIHPMIAIAGPTTALHTKEFAAAAGSPDGDRAVVDGALGLALTAVDYLADAKLRAAVHEEFEASGGALDVPAFFD, from the coding sequence ATGATCCGCTCTGAGCACGCTTCGCCGATCCCTCCCGACGACGGCTACCTCCGCTCGCTGGTCGACGCGACCGCGGACGCCGTCGCCGCGGCCGAACCCCTCGGTTCGCCCCATGACGGCGCGGACGCCGCCACGCGAAACGCCGTCAGCGCCGAGATCCGCGAGCTGGAGGCGGAACTGGTGGGGCTGAGCCAAGACCTGCACTCTCATCCCGAAGAGGGTTTCGCCGAGCACCGCTCGGTCCGCGCGCTCGGCGACCTGCTCGAGCGGCACGGACACGAGGTGACGATCGGCGCGGGCGGACTCGACACCGCCTTGGTCGCGACCACCCCCGGCAGCGGCCCGCATATCGCGGTCCTTTCCGAATATGACGCGCTTCCCGGGCTCGGCCACGGCTGCGGGCACAACGTCATCTGCACCGCGGGCGCGGGCGGCTTCCTCGGCGCGGCGGCGGTCGCCGGACGGCTGGGCGGCCGGGTCTCGCTGATCGGCACACCGGCGGAGGAAGGCGGTGGCGGCAAGGAGACCATGGCCCGCGCCGGCGTTTTCGACGACGTCGACGCCGTGGTCATGCTGCATCCGTTCAGCCACGACATCGCCATGCACCCGTTCCTCGGCAGGCGGCAACTGGAAATGGTGTTCCACGGTGTCGGCGCGCACGCCTCGGCTCAGCCGTTCATGGGCCGCAACGCGCTCGACGCCGCCGTCGCCGCGTATCAGGGAGTCGCGGCACTTCGCCAGCATCTGCCCTCCAGCGACCGCGTCCACGGCGTCTTCACCGACGGCGGCGCGCGGCCGAACGTCGTCCCCGAACGCGCGGCGCTGCTGTTCTACCTCCGGTCCGCGCAACCGGACACACTGCGCGACCTCGCCGAGCGGGTTTCGGCGATCGCGCGCGGCGCGGCGGAGATGACCGGCTGCGGAGTCGAGCTGAAATGGGACGCGCAGCCCGCGTATCTGCCGATCCGGTTCAACACCACCCTCGCCGGGCGCTGGTCGGTGCACCAGGTCGACGCCGGCCGCAAACCGCTGCCGCCGGGGATCGTGCCCGAATTCCTCACCGGTTCGACCGACCTCGGCAACCTGTCCTACCGGATGCCCGCGATCCACCCGATGATCGCCATCGCCGGACCGACGACCGCCTTGCACACCAAGGAGTTCGCGGCCGCGGCCGGTTCGCCGGACGGCGATCGCGCGGTCGTCGACGGCGCGCTGGGGCTGGCGCTGACCGCCGTCGATTACCTGGCCGACGCGAAACTCCGCGCCGCGGTGCACGAGGAGTTCGAGGCGTCGGGCGGGGCCTTGGACGTCCCGGCGTTCTTCGACTGA
- a CDS encoding class I SAM-dependent methyltransferase — translation MPDHRERLESLLRPGTTPTATGKDFLDLLGEIPQAGPPTGLAQRLMRTSAVPMIYERYWRPALGRVAKGLNGPTMADEVRIAIEALGLRPGQVALDVACGTGRFTRAFGEAVGPDGLSIGLDGSVTMLENALAAPNPPSVTYLRADAVDLPLDDSTVDAVCCFAALHMFADPDAALDSFARVLKPGGSLVLLTSARHSDQPMRLADTVLGRLSGQWMFDRGEIAAKLFRRGFDHVGERYAGVTQIVTGELGVNIRK, via the coding sequence ATGCCGGACCATCGCGAACGTCTCGAAAGCCTGCTGCGGCCGGGCACCACGCCGACCGCCACCGGGAAGGATTTCCTTGACCTGCTGGGAGAAATCCCGCAGGCGGGGCCGCCGACCGGACTCGCTCAGCGGCTGATGCGCACCTCGGCCGTGCCGATGATCTACGAGCGGTACTGGCGCCCGGCGCTGGGCAGGGTCGCGAAAGGACTGAACGGCCCGACGATGGCGGACGAGGTCCGCATCGCGATCGAAGCGCTCGGCCTGCGCCCTGGCCAGGTCGCGCTGGACGTCGCCTGCGGCACCGGCAGGTTCACCCGTGCCTTCGGCGAAGCGGTCGGGCCGGACGGCCTGTCCATCGGGCTCGACGGTTCGGTCACCATGCTGGAGAACGCACTCGCCGCGCCCAATCCCCCTTCGGTGACCTATCTGCGCGCCGACGCCGTCGACCTGCCACTCGACGATTCCACTGTGGACGCCGTCTGCTGTTTCGCCGCGCTGCACATGTTCGCCGATCCGGACGCGGCGCTGGATTCGTTCGCCCGCGTGCTGAAACCCGGCGGCTCGCTGGTGCTGCTGACCAGTGCCCGGCACAGCGATCAGCCGATGCGGCTCGCGGACACCGTCCTCGGCAGGCTGAGCGGACAGTGGATGTTCGACCGCGGCGAGATCGCGGCGAAGCTGTTCCGGCGCGGCTTCGACCACGTCGGCGAGCGGTACGCCGGCGTCACGCAGATCGTCACGGGCGAGCTAGGAGTTAACATCCGGAAATGA
- a CDS encoding DNA-3-methyladenine glycosylase family protein, producing the protein MTGSILQHPATTTLRIPVRGPFDLDKSIRFLTDFPPACRADAAAEPGTLRFAFPAEAGWEHVGAAVRQRSPGSIEVEVFAEEGLAVEVGAQVRRILSVDVDGVGFAKIGAADPVVRRLQQAHPGLRPVLFHSPYEAACWAILSHRARMSQAATVKRRLAEEFGRPVDVGGKVLRSFPAPDVLAGPEAGRGLPAVKAERLRAVANAAKDGLLDAAYLRAMRVPDALRWLQRLPGIGPFSAQLILIRGAGHPDVFPSGEPRLQEAMRAAYDLPLAPPEELEELSAVWRPFRSWVAFALRNTGEFRTRGIGGSMTA; encoded by the coding sequence ATGACCGGCTCGATCCTGCAACACCCCGCAACGACCACGCTCCGCATCCCGGTGCGCGGCCCGTTCGACCTCGACAAGTCCATCCGCTTCCTGACCGATTTCCCGCCCGCCTGCCGCGCGGACGCCGCCGCCGAGCCCGGCACCCTGCGCTTCGCTTTTCCCGCCGAAGCGGGCTGGGAGCACGTCGGTGCGGCCGTCAGACAGAGATCGCCCGGCTCGATCGAGGTGGAGGTCTTCGCCGAGGAGGGGCTCGCCGTCGAAGTCGGCGCCCAGGTCCGGCGGATCCTGTCGGTGGACGTCGACGGCGTCGGCTTCGCCAAGATCGGCGCGGCGGATCCCGTGGTGCGCCGCCTCCAGCAGGCGCACCCCGGTCTGCGGCCGGTGCTGTTCCATTCGCCCTATGAAGCGGCCTGCTGGGCGATTCTGAGCCACCGTGCGCGGATGTCCCAGGCGGCCACGGTGAAACGACGGCTCGCCGAGGAGTTCGGCAGGCCGGTGGACGTCGGAGGGAAGGTCCTCAGGTCGTTCCCGGCGCCCGACGTACTGGCCGGGCCGGAGGCCGGGCGCGGCCTGCCGGCGGTGAAAGCCGAGCGGTTGCGCGCGGTGGCCAACGCCGCCAAGGACGGTCTGCTCGACGCCGCGTATCTGCGTGCGATGCGGGTGCCGGACGCGTTGCGCTGGTTGCAGCGCTTGCCGGGCATCGGCCCGTTCTCGGCACAGCTGATCCTGATCCGGGGCGCCGGGCATCCGGACGTCTTCCCCAGTGGCGAGCCCCGGTTGCAGGAGGCCATGCGGGCCGCGTACGACCTGCCGCTGGCGCCACCCGAGGAGTTGGAGGAGCTGTCCGCGGTGTGGCGGCCGTTCCGCAGCTGGGTGGCTTTCGCCCTGCGCAACACCGGGGAGTTTCGCACGCGCGGGATCGGAGGTTCGATGACCGCCTGA
- a CDS encoding M50 family metallopeptidase, with amino-acid sequence MSSSPAETVSDIAQSTPPGTITLVTGGLALLVVLSGRPWRIARNLITLVHEAGHALAAVLVGRRLQGIKLHSDTSGVTVSRGKPEGPGMAFTALAGYPAAAVLGLVFAGLLSSDLITVVLIMMALMLLGVLVMVRNTYGVFTVVASSVVLGLVALVAPSWFQAIFVYLLTWFLLFGGVRPVVELQIKRRRGAARDSDADQLGRLTAMPAVLWVLVMAVLTVSCLFAGGLWLLEPTVA; translated from the coding sequence GTGAGCTCGTCTCCCGCCGAAACGGTTTCCGACATCGCCCAGTCCACCCCGCCCGGCACGATCACCCTGGTCACCGGTGGTCTCGCGCTGCTCGTGGTGCTCTCAGGCAGGCCTTGGCGGATCGCCCGCAACCTGATCACACTCGTCCACGAGGCGGGTCATGCGCTGGCGGCGGTGCTGGTCGGCCGTCGGCTGCAGGGCATCAAGCTGCACTCGGACACCTCCGGCGTCACGGTCTCCCGTGGCAAACCGGAGGGCCCGGGGATGGCGTTCACCGCGCTGGCCGGGTACCCGGCGGCCGCCGTGCTCGGGCTGGTGTTCGCAGGACTGCTCTCGTCGGACCTGATCACCGTCGTGCTGATCATGATGGCGTTGATGCTGCTGGGTGTGCTGGTGATGGTGCGCAACACCTACGGCGTGTTCACCGTGGTCGCCAGCTCGGTGGTGCTCGGGCTGGTCGCGCTGGTGGCGCCCTCGTGGTTCCAGGCGATCTTCGTCTACCTGCTGACCTGGTTCCTGCTGTTCGGCGGTGTCCGGCCGGTGGTCGAGCTCCAGATCAAGCGGCGCCGGGGAGCGGCCCGGGATTCCGACGCCGATCAGCTCGGCAGGCTCACCGCGATGCCCGCGGTGCTGTGGGTGCTGGTGATGGCCGTGCTGACGGTGAGCTGTCTCTTCGCGGGCGGGTTGTGGCTGCTGGAGCCGACCGTCGCCTGA
- a CDS encoding aldehyde dehydrogenase family protein, protein MDEVAKAVEECARSAKRAAPSLAAATAEAIDAALNAMADKLVEHADVVLEANQADIVKAREDGMSAGLLDRLTITPERLTGMAEQLRLLAGAPHQERSVDVSTLDGGLRLVERRRPVGVIGANYEARPNVTVDVASQLVKSRNGGVLRTGSAALGSAQRLRETVIAPALAEAGIDPDVIQLVPRAEREAASALVRFPTLVPLVILRGSGDSTRALATEAAVHGVRTLAHADGGGVLYVDEAADTDKVRDLVFTSLDRLGVCNRLNLLLIHEDAHDRVWPGISGALAERGVTPSLAPHEHAIGYEWALDSDREATVTVAKVSGLPEAAEIANERTSGLAAGIATESSEAADAFFDAYTGTGVFWNAPTRLLDGFKLLAVPETGINLDKVPGPRGPVTYTDLYVRQYAVLPA, encoded by the coding sequence ATGGACGAGGTCGCCAAGGCCGTCGAGGAATGCGCTCGATCGGCGAAACGGGCCGCGCCGTCACTGGCCGCCGCCACCGCGGAGGCGATCGACGCCGCGCTGAACGCCATGGCGGACAAGCTCGTCGAGCACGCCGACGTCGTGCTCGAAGCGAACCAGGCCGACATCGTCAAGGCACGCGAGGACGGCATGAGCGCGGGCCTGCTCGACAGGCTCACCATCACCCCCGAGCGGCTGACCGGCATGGCCGAACAGCTCCGTCTCCTGGCGGGCGCGCCGCATCAGGAGCGGTCCGTCGATGTGTCCACTTTGGACGGAGGGCTGCGGCTGGTGGAGCGTCGCCGCCCCGTCGGCGTGATCGGTGCGAACTACGAGGCGCGCCCGAACGTCACGGTGGACGTCGCCTCGCAGCTGGTGAAGTCGCGCAACGGTGGCGTGCTCCGCACGGGTTCCGCCGCGCTCGGCTCGGCCCAGCGCCTGCGCGAAACCGTGATCGCCCCCGCGCTCGCCGAGGCGGGCATCGACCCGGACGTCATCCAGCTGGTGCCGCGCGCCGAGCGTGAAGCGGCTTCCGCGCTGGTCCGTTTCCCCACGCTCGTGCCGCTGGTCATCCTGCGCGGCAGCGGCGACAGCACCCGGGCGCTGGCCACCGAGGCGGCCGTCCACGGTGTCCGGACGCTGGCCCACGCCGACGGCGGCGGCGTGCTGTACGTCGACGAAGCGGCCGACACCGACAAGGTGCGCGACCTGGTCTTCACCAGCCTCGACCGGCTCGGCGTCTGCAACCGGCTGAACCTGCTGCTGATCCACGAGGACGCCCACGACCGCGTCTGGCCCGGCATCTCCGGCGCGCTGGCCGAACGCGGCGTCACGCCCTCGCTCGCCCCGCACGAGCACGCCATCGGCTACGAATGGGCGCTCGACTCGGACCGCGAAGCGACCGTCACCGTCGCGAAGGTCTCCGGCCTCCCCGAAGCGGCGGAGATCGCCAACGAACGGACCTCCGGCCTGGCCGCCGGCATCGCGACCGAAAGCAGCGAAGCGGCCGACGCGTTCTTCGACGCGTACACCGGCACCGGCGTCTTCTGGAACGCCCCGACCCGGCTGCTCGACGGCTTCAAGCTCCTCGCCGTCCCCGAGACCGGCATCAACCTGGACAAGGTCCCCGGCCCGCGTGGTCCGGTCACCTACACCGACCTCTACGTGCGGCAGTACGCGGTGCTGCCCGCCTGA